Within the Pontibacillus yanchengensis genome, the region CGATTTTGCGATTGAATTTCTGTGTAATGAAGTGAAACCGTATGGAATCATCTCAACACGGGCAAATGTCATAAATCGCGCCAAAAAACATAAAATCATCGCCATCCAGCGACTGTTTTTATTGGATTCACATGCGTTAGAACAAAACATGAAAATCATCCAAAAAACCCAGCCGGATTACATAGAAATCCTACCAGGTTTAATTCCTAAACTTATTAAGGAAATTCACAACGAGGTTAATATCCCTGTCATCGCAGGAGGACTTATAAGAAGTCAGGAAGACGTAACCAATGCCCTTGAAGGTGGTGCCTTTGCCGTCACAACCTCTCGGACAGAACTTTGGAATTTTTCCTAGATTCATAGCTCATATATTGACAGCGCTTCCAGTATTGAGTTACAGTTTTATCAAAGTTAACAACTGTGCGGAGAATTGGAGAGCCACACGTTTCATTTGTACTTCACCCTAATAGAAGGACAAATGGTTACGTGTGGCTTCTGTTTTATCCCACAAGGATAAAGGGAAATGATGGAACACCATTTCCACTACGTAACGTTCCATTTCATGCACACTTAGGATTTCTCAAAGGTACGACGAAACATTGATAAAGGAGATGAACAACTTGGAAACATATATTCTATCGATTGATCAAGGAACAACAAGTTCTCGGGCGATCCTTTTCAATCATAACGGTGATGCCATTGAATCTGCGCAAAAGGAATTCCAGCAATTCTTTCCAAAACCTGGATGGGTTGAACATGATGCAAATGAGATTTGGACGTCTGTCTTAGCTTGTATCGCTGACGTGCTTCGTAAAGCTGAAATTGAACCTGAGCAAGTAGCTGGAATCGGAATTACCAATCAAAGGGAAACAACAGTAGTTTGGGATAAAGAGACTGGTCGCCCTATTCATAAAGCCGTCGTATGGCAATCTAGGCAAACGGCAGATATTTGTAATGAACTCCGTAACCAAGGGTTAAACGATACGTTTCGTAACAAAACGGGATTGTTATTAGACCCTTATTTTTCTGGTACTAAAGTAAAGTGGATTCTAGACCATGTAGATGGTGCACGGGAAAAAGCTGAGAATGGACAGCTTATGTTTGGCACCATCGACACATGGCTCATTTATAAGCTATCAGGTGGAAAAACGCATGTTACGGACTACTCAAACGCATCACGTACCCTCTTGTATAACATCTATGATCTAAAATGGGATGAGGAACTTCTCGGTATTCTAGGAGTACCTAAATCTATGCTTCCGGAAGTACGTCCATCCTCAGAAATCTACGCGCATACCGTAGATTATCATTTCTTCGGTAAAGAAGTTCCCATTGCAGGAGTTGCTGGCGACCAGCAATCTGCATTATTTGGGCAAGCTTGCTTTGAAAAAGGCATGGCAAAAAATACGTACGGAACTGGTTGCTTTATGTTAATGAATACAGGAGAAGAAGCTGTGCCGTCTGATCATGGACTCCTCACAACGATTGCCTGGGGGCTGGATGGAACGGTTCAATATGCGTTAGAAGGTAGTATCTTTGTTGCAGGATCTGCCATTCAGTGGCTACGGGACGGATTGCACATGATTGAAGATGCGCCTGATAGCGAACACTTCGCTGATCAAGTCAACTCTACGGAAGGCGTTTATGTAGTACCTGCCTTTGTTGGTCTTGGAACTCCTTATTGGGATAGTGATGTCCGAGGAGCTGTGTTTGGCTTAACGAGAGGAACTACAAAGTCCCACTTTATTCGTGCAACCCTTGAATCGTTAGCCTATCAAACAAGGGATGTTTTAGATGTAATGGTCAGCGATTCTGGGCTAGATGTGAAAGCACTTCGCGTTGATGGAGGGGCTGTCAAAAATAACTTCCTGATGCAATTTCAAAGTGATATCATTAACGTTCCTGTCGATCGCCCAACCGTCAATGAAACGACTGCTTTAGGGGCTGCTTATTTAGCTGGTCTTGCGATTGGTTATTGGGACAATAAGAATAAAATTGAAGAACGATGGAAAAAAGATAAAACCTTCACTCCAAACCTTTCTGATGAAGAGCGTGAAGAACGGTACAATGGATGGAAAAAGGCTGTTAAGGCCGCACAAGCGTTTAAATAAATTTCATTTTGTGTTGGATACCTTCCTCAAATGAGTTACAATGAAAGTAACAAGTTAACACATTCGGTTGGAGAAACGGAGAGACCACATTTCCTTTATGGGCTATGCTATAAAGTGATTTGTGGTCTCTTTTTTTATATCCCAAAACCATACGAAAAAGGAGCAAATAATTCATGGCACACTTTTCTAGCTTAGATAGAGAATCCATTTATGAAGCAATGGGAGAGAACACGTTAGATGTCCTTGTTATTGGAGGCGGAATCACTGGTGCAGGTATTGCACTAGATGCTTCGACAAGAGGATTAACAAATGGGGTTATAGAAATGCAAGACTTTGCTGCTGGTACATCAAGCCGCTCCACAAAGCTAGTTCACGGTGGACTCCGTTACTTAAAGCAATTCGAAGTCGCTATGGTAGCAGAAGTCGGGAAAGAACGAGACATTGTCTATCAAAACGGACCGCATGTGACGACTCCAGAATGGATGTTACTCCCTTTTCATAAAGGAGGAACATTTGGTCCGCTCTCTACGAACCTCGGACTTCGCGTTTATGACTTCTTAGCAGGTGTCAAAAAAGAAGAACGACGTAAAATGCTTTCTGCACAAGAAACGCTAGAACGAGAACCACTTGTAAACGAAAAAGGGCTTCGAGGTGCTGGTTATTACGTTGAATACCGAACAGATGATGCAAGGTTAACCCTAGAAGTGATGAAGAAAGCCGTACAAAAAGGCACCTACGCACTTAACTATACAAAAGTAGTCGATTTTATTTATGAGAAGGAGCGGATCACAGGGGTTATCGTAGAGAATCAAATCAACGGTAGTCAGCATTCCCTATACGCCAAAAAGATCGTTAACGCTGCTGGCCCTTGGGTTGATACATTGCGAGAAAAAGATGGGTCAAAACAAGGAAAAACCTTAAGATTAACAAAAGGGATCCACCTAGTCTTTGATCAACAAACGTTTCCTCTTCAACAAGCCATTTACTTCGATACACCAGATGGACGTATGGTCTTTGCCATCCCAAGAGACGGGAAAACATATGTAGGAACTACGGATACCGTATATGAAGGAGATATTTCACACCCTACTATGACAACGGATGACCGGGATTATATATTACGTGCAATAGAGTATATGTTCCCTTCCCTATCCATTACAGAACATGATGTAGAATCTAGCTGGGCTGGACTTCGCCCTCTAATTTACGAAGAAGGAAAAGATCCATCTGAAATATCAAGAAAAGATGAAATTTTTGAATCGGATTCAGGTCTGCTCTCCATTGCAGGTGGAAAATTAACAGGATACCGAAAAATGGCGGAGAATGTTATAGATCGTGTTGTCTCCTATTTACAGGACGAAAACGGCAAGGCATTTTCAAAATCCCAAACCAAGAACCTTCCGATATCCGGAGGAGAAGTGGGTGGAGCAAAAGGGTACGTACAATTCAAAAAACGAAAAATAGAAGAAGGTATAGCAATGGGCTTAACCGAAAAACAAGCCACGAGCCTTACTCAATTATACGGCGCTAATGTGGGGCACGTTTACGATCTATATCAATCAAAACAGGCCGAAGCGTATCAAGAAGGTTTGGACCCCGTCGTGTTTGCTATGCTTACCTACGCTATCGAACAAGAAAGCACAGTCAAACCTGTCGACTTCTTCATTCGCCGAACCGGGGCTCTATTTTTCGACATCCATTGGGTACATCTGCACAAAGAGTCTGTACTTGTTTATATGGCCAAGAAACTAGGCTGGACCCACCAACAAACAGAAAGCTTTACTCAAGAATTAGAACAGTTGTTGGAGGAAGCAGTGGTGCCTGTTCCAGTGCACTCTTGATAAAAAAGCAAAAGCGTTCTCCCCAACAATGTTTAATCTCTGTCGCTGACTATTCACTCTAGATTTCGAGCTTAGCTCTGGAACAAGAAACCTACAAATTGAAATATGCCAATCCCCCAGCAAATAACTTATTGCTAGGGGATTCGTTTTTTATAGATTTCATTCCTATTCAGAATATTGATAGCTTTGAGCATGAGCTTTTCCGATAGCGGCTTCTTCTCAATGCGTTTTATACCTTGCTGTTCAGCTAATTTGATGCAGAATATTGGAGCTAGCGACAATATCGATACTACGAATCGAGAAAACTGACCAATCAATTCGTTGAATGATTTCCTTAAAGGAGATCATTTTATTGCCTCTTATTATCCTCCAAATAACTACTTTAAGGTTTCAGATACTTGCCTAGTAGCTTCCAATAAATCAGGAACATACTCTTTCATTGTTTCCTTATTCCAACGAAAAGAAGGACCTGAAATAGATAAAGCACCGATAACACGGTCTTTTTGATCAAATACAGGAGCGGATAATGCCGAAACATTAGGACTGATTTCACCATCATTTGTCGCAAAGCCTTCCCTAGCTGTCTGCTCTAATTTTTCTAAAAGAACTGATCGCTCCTCATATGATAATGATTCTATAATCTTATCTTGCATTTCCTTTGGTTGAAAAGCTAATATCGCCCGGCCACTTGCCCCGGCATATAAGGGTAATCTCTTCCCTACACCAACAGAACGACGAATCTCTTCCTGACTTTCGTATTCAATCGTACAAACCCTGTATTGTCCAGTTGGAACATAAAATCCAACCGTTTCTTTTGTTTTATCCCTTAGTTCAGTTAACCATGGATCAATAACTGGTGCTATAGGCATATCTGTCAATAACTTATTTGCATAGTTTAAGAATGCTGAACCTAGCGAATACAGCTTGGATTTAGGGTCTTGAAATATAAGCCCTTCTGACTTTAATGTTTGAAGTAATCGGTGAACTACGGTTTGAGAATAGTCAAGTTGATTACTAATCTCACTTATACTTTGTGGTCCTCTTGATTCTGCTAATACATTTAATACATGAATTGCCCTTAACACTGTAGTTGAATATTCAGTTCGTGTTGTCATATAGTCACCTACTTTTAAGTACTAGATTAATAGTAATCCACGATAGATGGTGTACCTACCGTGGATTACGTTATTATGAAGTTTTAATATACTTTGTTTTCACCTTCGTGAAAAAATCAATTCCTTCTCTTCCAAGTTCTTTGAATGAGCCAGAGCTTGATTGCTTATACCCTCCAAATGGAGCTTGATAGAATGTTCCTGTTGTCGTCATATTTGCTTTTACTAGACCTGCTTCTATCTCATTTAGAGCCCTCACCATAGCATTGGAATCCTTCGTACACACAGATGCAGATAAGCCATAGTCTACATCATTTGCAATCATTATTGCATCATCTAAATCTGTTGCTTTCATTACATTAATTACTGGACCAAAGACTTCTCGCTTAGCAATCGTCATATCTCTTGTAACCTGTGTAATAACAGTTGGCTCTACAAAAAAACCATACTCATGCTCTTCACTATCTAGGGAGGATCCTCCTAAAAGAATGTTTGCCCCTTCATTACGAGCAGTATTTATTAACTCTAATGTAGACATCTTCTCATCTTCGTTTACCTGAGGGCCCATGTCTATATTATCTTCAAGCCCATTTCCTACTCTTAATTTGCTCACTCTATCTGTTAGCTTTTCTACAAATTCATCGTGTACATCAGCTTCGATAATAACTCTTCCAGTAGCAGTACAAGCCTGACCAGCCTGCCCCAAACTACCCTTGATCGCTAAATCAACAGCTTCATCTAAATCAGCATCTTTTAGTATGACTAAAGGATTCTTTCCTCCCATCTCTAGGTGAACACGTTTCATGTGTTTACTAGCAGCTTGATATATTTTATTACCAACATTATTAGACCCTGTAAATGATATTGCTTGAACTGCCGGATGATCAATCATTTGATTAACAAGTCTTCCTGGTCCTATAACCTGATTTATGACACCGGCTGGAAACTCTGCTGCTTCCACCATTTCCATAAATAGCTTACCTAGAAGAGGTGTTTCCGATGATGTTTTTAAGACAACAGTGTTTCCACTGACAACTGCAGGAGCAATCTTCCAGGTAGGAATAGATAATGGGAAGTTCCACGGCGTGACAATCACGGCAACACCTAGAGGTTCTTGTACAGTTTCGATTTTGACATTTGGCATATCCGAAGGAATCGTCTTCCCTGACATCCTTCTCCCTTCACCAGCATAAAAATCAGCTATTCCTGCTGCGTATAAAACTTCTTTTTTTGCTTCCGCGTATGTTTTCCCCATTTCTTTTACAATTGCTTGTGTTAATTCCTCCTGACGATTTCTCATTTGGGTAGCTAATTTTGTTAAATAACTTCCTCGAGCGGGAGACGAAGTGCTCTTCCAACTAGCCAATGCATAATCAGCAGCTTCGATCGCTGCGTCAGCATCTTCTTCTGTTGATTGCCTTACAACAGCTAATACTTCTCTATAATTTGCAGGGTTTAGGTTATTCATAACCTCTTCACTACTTGGCTTGTGCCATTCTCCCCCTATATAATTCTTTAATTCCTTTACACCCTCTGTTACTGTCATCATAATCCTCCTTATCTATTTGCGTGTTCTCCCGTTCCAAATAACCTGGATTGTTCTGTAGACTCAACCAGTACATTCTTAGCTTCTTTGTATAACTTGCCCCAAAGCGTTTCTTCAACGAGCGCCCCGTATTTTCTTGATTGCTCCCAAATCCGTTCATGTTCTTCAAAAGATAAGATTGTATCAAATAAGTTTTGCTCTAAAATATAGTTAATAGCTCGTTTTAAATCCTTCTTTTCTGTTGTAGCTTGAAGTACATAATCATAGGATTCAAAGGATAATTGATGCCATTCCGGTAAAGCCATTTCTACACTATCTCCCGACAACACTACTGGATGAGGGTCACCAGGAAATGCAAATGCCCAATAAGGAATTCCATTTTCATACCAATGAACTACCCCACCCCTACCTCTTTTGGCTATTCGAACTGCTTCATAAGCTAAAAGGTGAGTTGTAGTGGAAGATTGGATATACCCATGGATGGTTTGAGGTGAATCGACAAGTTTTGATTCAACTAAATCCAGTGCAATTTTAGCTAACACATAATCTGGAAATCCTGCACCATCCACCCTTATTAGGTGGTCTGAATCATGCAAAAGTTCTATTTGATGAATTTCTCTTCTTTTTAAGTCATCCATCCCCTGTTCAAGAATCTCCACCCCCCCGTACCCAACACACTCAGACCATGTTATTAATTCTGCACAATCCTCTCGACAACCAAATGGTAAACCACATGATTCAAACACTTTCCGACACAATTCAAATAATTCC harbors:
- a CDS encoding glycerol-3-phosphate responsive antiterminator, with product MNIQNGILPATKSMKDFERLLESNSEYIILLEVRVSQVKSLVQYAKKYNKKVFLHADLIQGLKTDDFAIEFLCNEVKPYGIISTRANVINRAKKHKIIAIQRLFLLDSHALEQNMKIIQKTQPDYIEILPGLIPKLIKEIHNEVNIPVIAGGLIRSQEDVTNALEGGAFAVTTSRTELWNFS
- the glpK gene encoding glycerol kinase GlpK gives rise to the protein MNNLETYILSIDQGTTSSRAILFNHNGDAIESAQKEFQQFFPKPGWVEHDANEIWTSVLACIADVLRKAEIEPEQVAGIGITNQRETTVVWDKETGRPIHKAVVWQSRQTADICNELRNQGLNDTFRNKTGLLLDPYFSGTKVKWILDHVDGAREKAENGQLMFGTIDTWLIYKLSGGKTHVTDYSNASRTLLYNIYDLKWDEELLGILGVPKSMLPEVRPSSEIYAHTVDYHFFGKEVPIAGVAGDQQSALFGQACFEKGMAKNTYGTGCFMLMNTGEEAVPSDHGLLTTIAWGLDGTVQYALEGSIFVAGSAIQWLRDGLHMIEDAPDSEHFADQVNSTEGVYVVPAFVGLGTPYWDSDVRGAVFGLTRGTTKSHFIRATLESLAYQTRDVLDVMVSDSGLDVKALRVDGGAVKNNFLMQFQSDIINVPVDRPTVNETTALGAAYLAGLAIGYWDNKNKIEERWKKDKTFTPNLSDEEREERYNGWKKAVKAAQAFK
- a CDS encoding glycerol-3-phosphate dehydrogenase/oxidase, which translates into the protein MAHFSSLDRESIYEAMGENTLDVLVIGGGITGAGIALDASTRGLTNGVIEMQDFAAGTSSRSTKLVHGGLRYLKQFEVAMVAEVGKERDIVYQNGPHVTTPEWMLLPFHKGGTFGPLSTNLGLRVYDFLAGVKKEERRKMLSAQETLEREPLVNEKGLRGAGYYVEYRTDDARLTLEVMKKAVQKGTYALNYTKVVDFIYEKERITGVIVENQINGSQHSLYAKKIVNAAGPWVDTLREKDGSKQGKTLRLTKGIHLVFDQQTFPLQQAIYFDTPDGRMVFAIPRDGKTYVGTTDTVYEGDISHPTMTTDDRDYILRAIEYMFPSLSITEHDVESSWAGLRPLIYEEGKDPSEISRKDEIFESDSGLLSIAGGKLTGYRKMAENVIDRVVSYLQDENGKAFSKSQTKNLPISGGEVGGAKGYVQFKKRKIEEGIAMGLTEKQATSLTQLYGANVGHVYDLYQSKQAEAYQEGLDPVVFAMLTYAIEQESTVKPVDFFIRRTGALFFDIHWVHLHKESVLVYMAKKLGWTHQQTESFTQELEQLLEEAVVPVPVHS
- a CDS encoding IclR family transcriptional regulator; the encoded protein is MTTRTEYSTTVLRAIHVLNVLAESRGPQSISEISNQLDYSQTVVHRLLQTLKSEGLIFQDPKSKLYSLGSAFLNYANKLLTDMPIAPVIDPWLTELRDKTKETVGFYVPTGQYRVCTIEYESQEEIRRSVGVGKRLPLYAGASGRAILAFQPKEMQDKIIESLSYEERSVLLEKLEQTAREGFATNDGEISPNVSALSAPVFDQKDRVIGALSISGPSFRWNKETMKEYVPDLLEATRQVSETLK
- a CDS encoding aldehyde dehydrogenase family protein, giving the protein MTVTEGVKELKNYIGGEWHKPSSEEVMNNLNPANYREVLAVVRQSTEEDADAAIEAADYALASWKSTSSPARGSYLTKLATQMRNRQEELTQAIVKEMGKTYAEAKKEVLYAAGIADFYAGEGRRMSGKTIPSDMPNVKIETVQEPLGVAVIVTPWNFPLSIPTWKIAPAVVSGNTVVLKTSSETPLLGKLFMEMVEAAEFPAGVINQVIGPGRLVNQMIDHPAVQAISFTGSNNVGNKIYQAASKHMKRVHLEMGGKNPLVILKDADLDEAVDLAIKGSLGQAGQACTATGRVIIEADVHDEFVEKLTDRVSKLRVGNGLEDNIDMGPQVNEDEKMSTLELINTARNEGANILLGGSSLDSEEHEYGFFVEPTVITQVTRDMTIAKREVFGPVINVMKATDLDDAIMIANDVDYGLSASVCTKDSNAMVRALNEIEAGLVKANMTTTGTFYQAPFGGYKQSSSGSFKELGREGIDFFTKVKTKYIKTS
- a CDS encoding Ldh family oxidoreductase, translated to MKVTYQELFELCRKVFESCGLPFGCREDCAELITWSECVGYGGVEILEQGMDDLKRREIHQIELLHDSDHLIRVDGAGFPDYVLAKIALDLVESKLVDSPQTIHGYIQSSTTTHLLAYEAVRIAKRGRGGVVHWYENGIPYWAFAFPGDPHPVVLSGDSVEMALPEWHQLSFESYDYVLQATTEKKDLKRAINYILEQNLFDTILSFEEHERIWEQSRKYGALVEETLWGKLYKEAKNVLVESTEQSRLFGTGEHANR